In Duganella zoogloeoides, a single genomic region encodes these proteins:
- a CDS encoding RcnB family protein, protein MNKKIILGAVLAAFVGTMGSAIAQGRGNDDHRGKPDKHDNKGNNKYKDKHDDRRDFDGDRRNDRYDYRHDNRGANNGAHRGAGPRHDLYKGHRLPPQYRSKQYVVDNWRTHRLSAPPRGYHWVQTGADYVLVGIATGVIATLILSN, encoded by the coding sequence ATGAACAAGAAAATTATCCTCGGCGCAGTATTGGCAGCATTCGTGGGCACGATGGGCAGCGCCATCGCCCAAGGTCGCGGCAACGACGACCATCGCGGTAAACCCGACAAGCACGACAACAAGGGCAACAACAAGTACAAGGACAAGCACGACGACCGTCGCGACTTCGATGGCGATCGCCGCAACGACCGCTACGATTATCGCCATGACAATCGTGGCGCGAACAACGGCGCCCATCGTGGCGCCGGTCCGCGCCACGACCTGTACAAGGGCCATCGCCTGCCGCCGCAGTACCGCAGCAAGCAGTACGTGGTGGACAACTGGCGCACCCATCGCCTGAGCGCACCACCGCGCGGCTACCACTGGGTGCAGACCGGCGCCGACTACGTGCTGGTGGGGATCGCCACCGGCGTGATCGCGACACTGATCCTGTCGAATTGA
- a CDS encoding lipase secretion chaperone, whose product MQAAPMVAAATLVLAATVLAAAMAPGMVAPGLPLPATAARPADHAMATGAAGTPGGPMPAPPGAAGDSPPADQSANTATAHARGALLPAVPPDLALTDDQRLVADHALRMVMERYLNDRRNPQRLQQLNDHLHRRLPGGAAAEAQALAARYDRYLAAHATLLAAQNLGDDPDLHRLASWQAQRRQLRERLLGAEVADQWFGTEDAYLEQALAEAREPAAGPAHGSARAATEEERLHAQHMREVIDAAIGRAPR is encoded by the coding sequence ATGCAGGCAGCGCCCATGGTAGCGGCAGCCACGCTGGTGCTCGCCGCCACGGTGCTGGCAGCGGCAATGGCGCCGGGCATGGTCGCACCGGGATTGCCATTGCCGGCAACGGCTGCACGGCCGGCCGACCACGCGATGGCAACCGGCGCAGCCGGCACGCCAGGCGGCCCGATGCCAGCGCCGCCCGGCGCGGCTGGCGATTCGCCGCCGGCAGACCAGTCTGCGAACACGGCCACTGCGCACGCGCGGGGTGCCCTGCTGCCTGCGGTTCCGCCCGACCTGGCGCTGACCGACGACCAGCGACTGGTTGCCGACCACGCGCTGCGAATGGTGATGGAGCGGTATTTGAACGACCGACGCAATCCGCAGCGCCTGCAACAACTCAATGACCACCTGCACCGCAGGCTGCCCGGTGGCGCCGCAGCCGAGGCGCAAGCGCTGGCCGCACGGTACGACCGCTATCTGGCCGCTCATGCCACGCTGTTGGCGGCACAAAATTTAGGCGACGATCCCGACCTGCACCGGCTGGCAAGTTGGCAGGCGCAGCGCCGGCAGCTGCGCGAGCGCTTGCTGGGTGCGGAGGTCGCGGATCAGTGGTTCGGCACGGAAGACGCCTACCTGGAACAGGCGCTGGCCGAAGCCCGCGAGCCAGCCGCTGGGCCGGCCCATGGGTCGGCCCGTGCGGCGACCGAAGAGGAGCGGCTGCACGCGCAGCACATGCGCGAAGTGATCGACGCGGCAATCGGCCGCGCGCCACGCTGA
- a CDS encoding glycoside hydrolase family 43 protein encodes MTTLKHLKQWAAAGCLAIASAGAAAATWTLTGDIVTHDPHLYKAASTWWIVETSDNGVGVKYSANGRAWTQGVPIFGNGLSWWGQYNGNKKQVWAPDLHEWNGKAILYYAVSTFGSQKSAIGLATASSIAQGNWVDQGVVITSAPGDNFNAIDPNFFVDKAGQPWLSYGSFWTGIYITRVDANTLKPFGARTRLATDSIGIENPFIVANGSYYYLFVSKGKCCDGANSTYRIAYGRSTSVTGPYLDKNGVDMRNGGGTVLDAGGGRFIAPGAESISNGVLARHALDSQNNYTPVLFMSDLFFTNGWPSY; translated from the coding sequence ATGACAACCCTGAAGCACCTGAAACAATGGGCGGCCGCCGGCTGCCTGGCCATCGCCTCGGCCGGCGCGGCTGCCGCCACCTGGACCTTGACCGGTGATATCGTCACCCACGATCCGCACCTGTACAAGGCCGCCAGCACCTGGTGGATCGTGGAAACCAGCGACAACGGTGTCGGCGTCAAGTACTCGGCCAACGGCCGCGCGTGGACCCAGGGCGTGCCGATTTTCGGCAACGGCCTGTCGTGGTGGGGCCAGTACAACGGCAATAAAAAGCAGGTATGGGCGCCCGATCTGCACGAGTGGAATGGCAAAGCAATCCTGTACTACGCGGTGTCGACCTTCGGCAGCCAGAAGTCGGCCATCGGGCTGGCCACGGCATCGAGCATCGCCCAGGGTAACTGGGTGGACCAGGGCGTCGTCATCACCTCGGCTCCCGGCGACAACTTCAACGCCATCGATCCCAATTTCTTCGTCGACAAAGCCGGCCAGCCTTGGCTCAGCTATGGCTCGTTCTGGACCGGGATCTACATTACGCGGGTCGATGCCAACACCCTGAAACCTTTTGGTGCCAGGACCCGGCTGGCAACCGACTCGATCGGCATCGAAAACCCGTTCATCGTGGCCAATGGTTCGTATTACTATCTGTTCGTCTCCAAGGGTAAATGCTGCGACGGCGCCAACAGCACCTACCGTATCGCCTACGGCCGCTCGACCAGTGTCACGGGACCGTACCTCGACAAGAACGGCGTGGACATGCGCAATGGCGGCGGTACCGTGCTCGATGCGGGTGGCGGCCGCTTCATCGCGCCGGGCGCCGAGTCGATCAGCAATGGCGTGCTGGCGCGCCATGCGCTCGACAGCCAGAACAACTACACCCCGGTGCTGTTCATGAGCGACCTGTTCTTCACCAACGGCTGGCCGTCCTACTGA
- a CDS encoding carbohydrate-binding module family 20 domain-containing protein: MMTQTRLRNIARMLCAAGLLGAVMAPAHAALNPADTSVQMFRWKWNDIAKECTSFLGPQGFGAVQVSPPTAAASLGTWWDVYQPVNFNSLKSNMGTEAEFKAMVNTCHAAKVRIYVDVVVNHVAAGAGTATDGSTWNSRSLTYPFFSASDFHPACDIGGGDYGYPGNRNNVMVCRLSGLPDLKTEGSYVQGQVKTYLNKLVALGVDGLRFDAAKHMQPADIQAIMSGVTSTTTSGEPLWVTQEVIPDSNVVRSTYFAAGTLNEFQYSYALKAMFRNENGASLSQVRTIMGSPGNWGGSWGFIPSDKATVFVNNWDTERNGSSLVASNYVAGSINDTQGTKRYDLANIFMLAWPYGAAQLHSGFRFTSYDQAPPSASPFDANGNPVINQQWDFIHRWSDISNMVAFRAVTRGQGVDNFTTGTANQVAFARGAKGYVAINNDSAPWNVSLQTQLPAGTYCNVVQGQLNGTASACTGGSVTVAANGVISVSIPGNGGSSVPAVALHVNQKIAGSGGGGGGGTCTSVPVTFRVANANTAFGQNLNVVGNQAALGNWTPGAGTQMTIEGSGANVPWSSTVQLPPATAIQYKFVKVGASAVWESNQATASGNREATTPGCGGSLTLDGGSFRN; this comes from the coding sequence ATGATGACCCAGACGAGACTACGCAACATCGCGCGCATGCTGTGCGCCGCCGGCCTGCTCGGCGCTGTCATGGCGCCCGCGCACGCCGCCCTCAACCCCGCCGACACGTCGGTGCAAATGTTCCGCTGGAAGTGGAACGACATCGCCAAAGAATGCACGAGCTTCCTCGGCCCGCAGGGCTTCGGCGCCGTGCAGGTGTCGCCGCCGACCGCTGCGGCCAGCCTGGGCACGTGGTGGGATGTGTACCAGCCGGTCAATTTCAATTCCCTCAAGAGCAATATGGGGACCGAGGCCGAGTTCAAGGCCATGGTCAACACCTGTCATGCGGCCAAGGTACGCATCTACGTGGACGTGGTGGTCAATCACGTGGCGGCCGGCGCCGGCACCGCCACCGACGGTTCGACCTGGAATTCCAGGTCGCTGACGTACCCGTTCTTCAGTGCCAGCGATTTCCACCCGGCGTGCGACATCGGCGGCGGCGACTACGGCTACCCCGGCAACCGCAACAACGTGATGGTATGCCGCCTGAGCGGCCTGCCCGACCTGAAAACCGAGGGCAGCTACGTGCAAGGCCAGGTGAAAACTTACCTGAACAAGCTGGTGGCGCTGGGCGTGGACGGCTTGCGCTTCGACGCGGCCAAGCACATGCAGCCGGCCGACATCCAGGCCATCATGAGCGGCGTCACGTCAACTACCACGTCCGGCGAGCCGCTGTGGGTGACGCAGGAGGTGATCCCGGACAGCAACGTGGTGCGTTCGACCTATTTTGCGGCCGGCACCCTCAACGAATTCCAGTACTCGTACGCATTGAAGGCCATGTTCCGCAACGAGAACGGCGCCAGCCTGTCGCAGGTGCGCACCATCATGGGCTCGCCAGGCAACTGGGGCGGCAGCTGGGGTTTCATCCCGAGCGACAAGGCGACCGTGTTCGTCAACAACTGGGATACCGAGCGCAATGGCAGCTCGCTGGTCGCCAGCAACTATGTTGCGGGCAGCATCAATGACACGCAGGGCACCAAGCGCTACGACCTGGCCAATATCTTCATGCTGGCGTGGCCGTATGGCGCCGCGCAACTGCATTCGGGGTTCCGTTTTACCAGCTACGACCAGGCGCCGCCGTCGGCCAGCCCGTTCGATGCCAACGGCAATCCCGTCATCAACCAGCAGTGGGATTTCATTCACCGCTGGAGCGATATCTCGAACATGGTGGCGTTCCGCGCGGTGACGCGCGGGCAGGGCGTCGATAACTTCACCACTGGCACCGCCAACCAGGTCGCGTTTGCGCGCGGCGCCAAGGGCTACGTGGCGATCAACAACGACAGCGCGCCGTGGAACGTCTCACTGCAAACCCAGCTGCCAGCCGGCACCTACTGCAACGTGGTGCAGGGCCAGTTGAACGGCACGGCTTCCGCGTGCACGGGCGGCAGCGTCACCGTGGCCGCCAATGGCGTCATCAGCGTGAGCATTCCGGGCAATGGCGGATCGAGCGTGCCGGCGGTGGCCCTGCACGTCAACCAGAAAATCGCCGGCAGCGGCGGTGGCGGTGGGGGAGGCACCTGCACCTCGGTACCGGTGACGTTCCGCGTGGCCAACGCCAACACCGCGTTCGGACAAAACCTGAACGTGGTGGGCAACCAGGCCGCACTGGGCAACTGGACGCCGGGCGCCGGCACCCAGATGACGATCGAAGGCAGCGGCGCCAACGTGCCGTGGTCGAGCACGGTGCAACTGCCGCCGGCCACGGCGATCCAGTACAAGTTCGTCAAGGTTGGCGCTTCGGCCGTGTGGGAGAGTAACCAGGCAACCGCCAGCGGCAACCGCGAGGCAACCACGCCGGGATGCGGCGGTTCGCTCACGCTCGACGGCGGCAGCTTCAGGAATTAG
- a CDS encoding DUF2288 domain-containing protein, protein MQTKPEKDTELRDKVNRETARLPWTELLKHFAQGNVVWVADSLDLVDVAVRISHDDKDNIARWMEAGLLAKVSDQQAQGWLESNAQLWASVVSPFILVQQQKAVPANLH, encoded by the coding sequence ATGCAAACCAAACCAGAAAAAGATACCGAATTGCGCGACAAGGTCAACCGCGAAACCGCGCGCCTGCCATGGACCGAACTGCTCAAGCACTTCGCCCAGGGCAACGTGGTGTGGGTGGCCGACTCGCTCGACCTGGTCGACGTCGCCGTGCGCATCTCGCACGACGACAAAGACAATATCGCCAGGTGGATGGAGGCCGGCCTGCTGGCCAAGGTCAGCGACCAGCAGGCGCAAGGCTGGCTGGAATCGAACGCCCAGCTGTGGGCGTCCGTGGTCAGCCCGTTCATCCTGGTACAGCAGCAAAAAGCCGTACCGGCGAACCTGCATTAA
- a CDS encoding RES family NAD+ phosphorylase: MVVSLVPPLTALRQFDTCRLLPSRFADVEDSVLAPLAEDDAHLRDLFDLDNATNARLRTQNGGASGISVDELVFGVPNFRIINAAYTYAHPQGSRFNDSRRGAWYCAFDADTALAEVIFHKTVEYAEINRFDDSVQYQCMLADFTAAFHDLRGQPRYAACLAPDSYVDSQTLAERLLDGGSLGVLYPSVRRPGGTNLACFRPALVGNVRKGAVYRLTWRGNPQPTVEVI; the protein is encoded by the coding sequence GTGGTGGTCAGCCTGGTGCCACCACTGACCGCGCTGCGCCAGTTCGACACCTGCCGGCTGCTGCCGTCGCGTTTTGCCGATGTCGAGGACTCGGTGCTGGCGCCGCTGGCCGAGGACGACGCCCACCTGCGCGACCTGTTCGATCTCGATAACGCCACCAATGCCCGCCTGCGCACGCAGAACGGCGGCGCGTCCGGCATCAGCGTCGATGAACTGGTGTTCGGCGTGCCGAACTTCCGCATCATCAACGCCGCCTACACCTACGCCCATCCGCAAGGCAGCCGCTTCAACGACAGCCGCCGCGGCGCCTGGTATTGCGCGTTCGACGCCGACACCGCGCTGGCCGAAGTCATCTTCCACAAGACCGTGGAATACGCTGAAATCAACCGATTCGACGACAGCGTGCAATACCAGTGCATGCTGGCCGACTTCACCGCGGCATTCCACGACCTGCGCGGCCAGCCGCGCTACGCCGCCTGCCTGGCGCCGGACAGCTATGTCGACTCGCAAACGCTGGCCGAACGCCTGCTCGACGGCGGGTCGCTCGGTGTGCTGTACCCGAGCGTGCGGCGCCCGGGCGGCACCAACCTGGCATGTTTCCGCCCTGCGCTGGTGGGCAATGTGCGCAAAGGCGCGGTCTATCGGTTAACATGGCGCGGCAATCCGCAACCTACAGTAGAAGTTATTTGA
- a CDS encoding antitoxin Xre/MbcA/ParS toxin-binding domain-containing protein, with translation MLNYAYPRSRFEPTVLVDLNAKAERERLSTSALKGFFKLAATWKVRDEDARQLLGGLSNSAWYDWKKKPERVLEVDCITRISYLLGIYKALHILYGDKLADEWVNLPNTNQIFEGRTPLVYMLGGGLLAMQTVRQLLDARRGGL, from the coding sequence ATGCTCAATTATGCCTACCCCCGCAGCCGCTTCGAGCCCACCGTCCTAGTCGATCTGAACGCCAAGGCCGAGCGCGAGCGGTTGTCCACGTCCGCGCTCAAGGGCTTTTTCAAGCTGGCCGCCACCTGGAAGGTACGCGACGAGGATGCACGCCAGCTGCTCGGCGGCCTGTCCAACAGCGCCTGGTACGACTGGAAAAAGAAGCCGGAACGGGTATTGGAAGTCGATTGCATCACGCGCATCTCCTACCTGCTCGGCATCTACAAGGCGCTGCACATCCTGTACGGCGACAAGCTCGCCGACGAATGGGTCAACCTGCCCAATACCAACCAGATTTTCGAAGGCCGCACGCCGCTTGTCTACATGCTCGGTGGTGGCCTGCTGGCCATGCAAACCGTGCGCCAGCTGCTCGACGCCCGGCGCGGGGGCCTGTAG
- the recJ gene encoding single-stranded-DNA-specific exonuclease RecJ, with protein sequence MTRIAIRPIPFRESEVLRQEGIHPVLARLYAARGLTDARDLSSELSAMIPPSGLMNIGAAAVFLADSIAAKKRMVIVADYDCDGATACAVALRGLRQMGADIDYIVPNRFEYGYGLTPEIVALTAREKQPDIIITVDNGIASIDGVAEANRRGIEVVVTDHHLPADTLPAARVIVNPNQPECGFPSKHIAGVGVVFYVLLALRAELRERGVFDTRTQPKLQELLDLVALGTVADVVRLDPNNRILVAQGLKRMRAGQMHAGVAALFRVAGRNPRTASPFDLGFALGPRLNAAGRLEDMSLGIECLVTDDEDRAWVLAQQLNDINLKRREIEADMQDTALLHLDTFEPANSSTICVFDDSWHQGVIGIVASRLKEKFFRPTITFAPAGDGWIKGSGRSIPGFHLRDALDLVYKKAPSLIDKFGGHAMAAGLTLRADAFEAFSIAFEEVGRAWLTEQQLERVIETDGPLEDAYYTTSFIDLMAGQVWGQGFAPPVFCDEFRVVSQRILKERHLKLLLEKNGARYDAIWFGHIDSLGDRARVAFRLDANEFNGVTKVQLLVEHAEAA encoded by the coding sequence ATGACCCGCATCGCCATTCGCCCCATCCCGTTCCGTGAATCAGAAGTGCTGCGCCAGGAAGGCATCCACCCGGTGCTGGCGCGCCTGTACGCGGCGCGCGGCCTGACCGACGCCAGGGATCTGTCGAGCGAGCTGTCGGCCATGATCCCACCGTCGGGCCTGATGAATATCGGCGCTGCCGCCGTGTTCCTGGCCGATTCGATTGCCGCCAAAAAGCGCATGGTCATCGTGGCCGACTACGACTGCGACGGCGCCACTGCCTGCGCCGTGGCCCTGCGCGGCCTGCGCCAGATGGGCGCCGACATCGACTACATCGTGCCCAACCGCTTCGAGTACGGCTACGGCCTCACGCCCGAGATCGTGGCATTGACCGCGCGCGAAAAGCAGCCCGACATCATCATCACGGTCGATAACGGCATCGCCAGCATCGACGGCGTGGCCGAAGCCAACCGCCGTGGCATCGAAGTGGTGGTCACCGACCACCACCTGCCGGCCGACACCCTGCCCGCTGCGCGCGTGATCGTCAACCCGAACCAGCCCGAGTGCGGTTTCCCCAGTAAACACATCGCCGGCGTGGGCGTGGTGTTCTACGTGCTGCTGGCGTTGCGCGCGGAATTGCGCGAGCGCGGTGTGTTCGACACCAGGACCCAGCCGAAGCTGCAGGAACTGCTCGACCTGGTGGCGCTGGGCACGGTGGCCGACGTCGTGCGGCTCGACCCCAACAACCGCATCCTGGTCGCCCAGGGACTCAAACGCATGCGCGCGGGCCAGATGCACGCGGGCGTGGCCGCGCTGTTCCGCGTGGCCGGGCGCAACCCGCGCACGGCGTCGCCATTCGACCTCGGTTTTGCGCTGGGCCCGCGCCTGAACGCGGCCGGCCGCCTGGAAGACATGTCGCTCGGGATCGAATGCCTGGTCACCGACGACGAGGACCGCGCCTGGGTGCTGGCCCAGCAACTGAACGACATCAACCTGAAACGCCGCGAGATTGAAGCGGACATGCAGGACACGGCGCTGCTGCACCTGGACACCTTCGAGCCGGCCAACAGCAGCACCATCTGCGTGTTCGACGACAGCTGGCACCAGGGCGTGATCGGCATCGTCGCCTCGCGTTTAAAGGAAAAATTTTTCCGCCCGACGATTACCTTCGCGCCGGCCGGCGACGGCTGGATCAAGGGCTCCGGCCGGTCGATCCCCGGCTTCCACCTGCGCGACGCGCTCGACCTCGTGTATAAAAAGGCGCCCAGCCTGATCGACAAGTTCGGCGGCCACGCCATGGCCGCCGGCTTGACCCTGCGCGCCGACGCCTTCGAGGCGTTCTCGATCGCCTTCGAGGAAGTGGGCCGCGCCTGGCTCACCGAGCAGCAACTGGAACGCGTGATCGAAACCGACGGCCCGCTCGAAGATGCCTATTACACCACCTCGTTTATCGACCTGATGGCCGGCCAGGTGTGGGGCCAGGGCTTCGCGCCGCCGGTGTTCTGCGACGAATTCCGCGTGGTGAGCCAGCGCATCCTCAAGGAGCGCCATCTGAAACTGCTGCTGGAAAAGAACGGCGCCCGCTACGATGCGATCTGGTTCGGCCACATCGATTCTCTCGGCGACCGCGCCAGGGTGGCGTTCCGGCTCGATGCCAACGAGTTCAACGGCGTGACCAAGGTGCAGCTGCTGGTGGAGCACGCCGAAGCAGCGTGA